The following are from one region of the Ornithorhynchus anatinus isolate Pmale09 chromosome X1, mOrnAna1.pri.v4, whole genome shotgun sequence genome:
- the MIER2 gene encoding mesoderm induction early response protein 2 has translation MGSAESFNLAKNLSWNYGIPEEQKKVADDSLSREQSLQELEQIVKDLLSGEEEVKAQSSINDPIPSVTLHDALDLVCGPTGSNFPADEDKKPCSNSFDWEEDLLPSSESKKEIMIGLQYQAVVPPLLPNKQSSKACVNKDQLLWDPSALPECEVEEFLYQAEKQRWEKMGDLGLPVGAVVKDNEQALYELVKCNFNMEEALRRLQFNTKVIQDQLCTWSEEECQNFEHGFRVYGKNFYLIHANKVRTRSVGECVKYYYEWKKSERYELFTQQTRYGRKKYIQSGAISPQPGLPERPSGPEL, from the exons ATGGGCTCTGCTGAGAGCTTCAACCTGGCCAAGAACCTGTCCTGGAACTATGGGATtccagaggagcagaagaaagtgGCGGATGATTCCCTCAGCCGAGAACAGTCATTGCAGGAGCTG GAACAAATAGTCAAGGATTTGCTttcaggagaagaggaggtgaaggcACAATCGTCCATCAATGACCCGATCCCATCTGTGACCCTCCATGATGCGCTGGACCTTGTCTGCGGCCCAACCGGCT cCAACTTCCCTGCTGATGAAGACAAAAAGCCTTGCTCTAACTCCTTTGACTGGGAAGAGGACTTGCTTCCCTCCAGTGAGAGTAAGAAG GAGATCATGATTGGACTTCAGTACCAGGCTGTTGtgcccccgctcctccccaaCAAGCAGAGCAGTAAAG cCTGTGTGAACAAGGACCAGCTGCTTTGGGACCCCAGTGCCCTTCCAGAGTGCGAGGTGGAAGAGTTCCTGTaccaggcagagaagcagaggtgggagaagatggGCGACTTGGGCCTGCCCGTTGGGGCGGTAGTGAAGGACAACGAACAG GCCCTGTACGAGCTAGTCAAGTGCAACTTCAACATGGAAGAAGCTCTCCGACGCTTGCAGTTCAACACGAAGGTCATCCAAG ATCAGCTGTGCACCTGGAGCGAGGAGGAATGCCAGAATTTTGAGCACGGTTTCAGGGTCTACGGGAAAAACTTCTATCTCATCCACGCGAACAAG GTGCGCACACGATCCGTGGGTGAGTGCGTGAAGTACTACTATGAGTGGAAGAAGTCAGAGCGCTATGAGCTCTTCACCCAGCAGACCCGTTACGGGAGGAAGAAGTACATCCAGTCTGGAGCCAT ATCCCCTCAGCCTGGATTACCTGAGCGTCCAAGTGGGCCAGAGCTCTAA